From a single Deltaproteobacteria bacterium genomic region:
- a CDS encoding Ppx/GppA phosphatase family protein has product MRVASIDIGTNTLRLLILEAKLADRNERLYIGREITRLGEGFSDEFKIINKNAIDRSVSVLSNFAKIIEKHNVDQVRAVATSAVRESLNGTEFVERIIRDTGLPVEIITGEEEARLTVAGVMNSVTFSTPDCLIFDIGGGSTEYVYVSEGTIKNVNSINLGVVSLTEQYLKNEIDTESDLLQLDNRIKLVLEEGLSDFLSPAENTGNLTIIGTAGTPTTLAAIEMRLDPYDPALVNNFNLTRHMITEILNSLAELPKPERIKIPGLEAGREDLIIPGIMITLETLERFSCDSMLVSDAGLLEGVAYNLIN; this is encoded by the coding sequence TTGCGAGTAGCATCGATAGATATAGGCACCAATACCCTCAGGCTTCTCATACTCGAGGCAAAACTGGCCGACAGGAATGAGAGGCTCTATATCGGACGCGAAATCACCCGTCTCGGAGAAGGATTTTCCGATGAGTTTAAAATCATAAATAAGAATGCGATTGACAGGTCCGTGAGTGTTCTTTCAAACTTCGCCAAAATAATTGAGAAACACAACGTAGATCAGGTGAGAGCGGTCGCAACCAGCGCAGTACGGGAATCCCTGAACGGGACCGAGTTTGTGGAAAGAATAATCAGGGATACGGGTTTGCCCGTCGAGATAATAACGGGAGAGGAAGAAGCGAGACTCACGGTCGCGGGAGTTATGAACTCCGTAACCTTCAGCACACCCGATTGTTTGATATTCGATATAGGCGGCGGGAGTACCGAATACGTTTATGTAAGCGAGGGAACAATTAAGAATGTTAACAGCATTAATCTCGGGGTAGTAAGCCTTACGGAGCAGTATCTGAAGAATGAAATCGACACCGAATCAGACCTCCTTCAGCTTGATAACCGTATTAAGCTTGTGCTTGAAGAGGGGCTCTCCGATTTCCTTTCCCCAGCCGAAAATACAGGCAATCTGACTATTATAGGCACTGCGGGAACGCCCACTACGCTCGCCGCTATAGAAATGCGTCTCGACCCCTACGACCCGGCTCTTGTAAACAACTTTAACCTCACGAGGCACATGATTACCGAAATACTGAACTCACTTGCCGAGCTTCCCAAGCCGGAGCGTATAAAAATACCCGGGCTTGAAGCAGGAAGGGAAGACCTCATAATCCCAGGTATCATGATAACGCTTGAAACTCTTGAACGCTTCTCGTGC
- a CDS encoding succinate dehydrogenase flavoprotein subunit: MEKYETHTHDVIVIGAGGAGLRAAIEASAQGASVGLVCKSLLGKAHTVMAEGGVAAALANVDEKDDWKTHFHDTMHGGKMLNNWRMAQLHAQEAPERVKELEHWGALFDRTKNGKIMQRAFGGHTWKRLAHVGDRTGLEMIRTLQDRGIHSGMDVYMECTITHLLKDGERISGAFGYWRESGRFILFKAKAVILATGGIGKAYKVTSNSWEYTGDGHALAYEAGAELIDMEFVQFHPTGMVWPPSVKGILVTEAVRGEGGILRNREGERFMEKYDPERMELSTRDIVARSIYTEVQEGRGSPHGGAFLDISHRGGEYVKKKLPSMYHQFMEFAEIDITKEPMEVFPTTHYVMGGVRVDADTTGSTVPGLFAAGEVAGGMHGANRLGGNSLSDLLVFGRRAGLGAAQYANEIRDNTLKIDDVDLEKATEEMLQPFENAEGENPYTVHQELQEIMGSYVGVFRTREKINEGIEELGVLKERASQLRIEGSRMFNPGWHLCKDLHSMLIVSEALAKCAYQREESRGAHSRVDFPDADNEKWGKVNSVISKDNGDMKIGTSPLSQMPEELKKIVDGGYK, from the coding sequence ATGGAGAAGTATGAGACACATACACATGACGTGATCGTAATCGGCGCGGGAGGGGCCGGGCTCAGGGCCGCAATAGAGGCCTCCGCTCAGGGTGCCTCGGTAGGGCTTGTATGCAAGTCGCTTCTGGGAAAGGCTCATACAGTTATGGCTGAAGGGGGAGTAGCGGCTGCTCTTGCGAATGTAGACGAGAAGGACGACTGGAAAACACACTTCCACGACACCATGCACGGAGGGAAAATGCTTAATAACTGGCGCATGGCTCAGCTCCACGCCCAGGAAGCCCCGGAACGTGTAAAAGAGCTCGAACACTGGGGAGCGCTTTTCGACAGGACAAAAAACGGAAAGATAATGCAGAGGGCCTTCGGAGGGCACACCTGGAAAAGGCTTGCCCACGTCGGAGACAGAACAGGGCTTGAAATGATCCGAACCCTCCAAGACAGGGGAATACACTCCGGAATGGACGTGTATATGGAATGCACAATTACTCATTTGCTTAAAGACGGGGAGAGGATTTCGGGCGCGTTCGGTTACTGGCGCGAGAGCGGAAGATTCATACTTTTCAAGGCTAAAGCCGTCATCCTGGCCACGGGAGGCATAGGAAAGGCATACAAGGTAACCTCGAACTCCTGGGAATATACAGGCGACGGGCATGCGCTCGCGTACGAGGCGGGGGCGGAGCTTATCGATATGGAATTCGTACAGTTCCATCCGACGGGCATGGTCTGGCCGCCGAGCGTAAAGGGGATTCTCGTTACCGAAGCCGTAAGGGGCGAGGGAGGCATACTGCGGAACCGGGAAGGTGAAAGGTTTATGGAAAAATACGACCCCGAGCGGATGGAGCTGTCCACGAGGGACATCGTAGCGAGATCTATCTACACGGAAGTCCAGGAAGGAAGAGGATCACCCCACGGCGGGGCGTTTCTCGACATCTCGCACAGAGGGGGCGAGTACGTCAAAAAGAAACTACCCAGTATGTACCATCAGTTTATGGAATTCGCCGAAATCGACATCACCAAGGAACCGATGGAAGTATTCCCCACGACCCATTACGTGATGGGAGGCGTACGCGTTGATGCGGACACCACGGGAAGCACCGTGCCCGGACTCTTCGCGGCCGGTGAAGTGGCGGGAGGTATGCACGGAGCGAACAGACTCGGCGGCAACTCCCTTTCGGACTTGCTCGTGTTCGGAAGAAGGGCGGGCCTGGGGGCCGCGCAGTACGCTAACGAGATTAGGGACAACACATTAAAAATAGACGACGTGGATCTTGAAAAGGCCACCGAGGAGATGCTGCAGCCCTTTGAAAACGCCGAAGGGGAGAATCCCTATACGGTGCATCAGGAGCTTCAGGAAATTATGGGTTCTTATGTCGGTGTCTTCAGAACCAGGGAAAAAATCAACGAGGGAATCGAGGAGCTCGGAGTCCTTAAGGAGAGGGCTTCACAGCTAAGAATAGAAGGTTCGCGAATGTTCAACCCGGGCTGGCACCTCTGCAAGGATTTACACTCAATGCTTATCGTCTCCGAGGCGCTCGCCAAATGCGCTTACCAGAGAGAAGAGAGCAGGGGCGCTCACAGCAGAGTCGATTTCCCCGACGCCGACAACGAAAAATGGGGAAAGGTAAACTCGGTAATTTCAAAAGACAACGGGGATATGAAAATCGGGACATCTCCGCTTTCTCAAATGCCGGAGGAGCTTAAGAAGATAGTAGACGGAGGTTACAAATAA
- a CDS encoding RNA polymerase factor sigma-32 produces MKALAVREPLGIFLQEIEKYPVLSKKEEYKLAVRYYEDNDDLEAANKLVVSNLRFVIKIASEYISYGFPLTDLIQEGTIGLMKAVKKFNPYKGYRLISYAVWWIRAKIQNHIMKFWSHVKIGTTQAQRKLFHKIGRAKKQLDINNGEMTETDVRKVAELFGVKDKDVIDMELRVASRDFSLDSASTEDNSITYLDALSDDGSSQEELIESIEDRELAREGLRSGLKKLSPREKRIIESRYLTDPQSKLRELGDELGISKERVRQIEVRALKKLRGEVETTVDEGYSSDTETRI; encoded by the coding sequence ATGAAAGCACTAGCAGTAAGGGAACCGCTCGGTATTTTTCTTCAGGAAATCGAAAAATACCCGGTTTTAAGCAAAAAAGAGGAATATAAGCTGGCCGTAAGGTATTATGAGGATAATGACGATCTGGAAGCTGCGAACAAGCTTGTTGTATCCAACCTCAGGTTTGTGATAAAGATCGCTTCTGAATACATTTCGTACGGCTTTCCCCTTACTGACCTTATACAGGAAGGAACAATAGGGTTAATGAAAGCTGTTAAAAAGTTCAATCCCTACAAGGGATACAGGCTTATATCCTATGCTGTCTGGTGGATAAGGGCTAAAATTCAGAACCACATAATGAAATTCTGGAGCCATGTTAAGATAGGAACAACGCAGGCCCAGAGAAAGCTCTTCCACAAAATAGGCAGGGCAAAGAAGCAGCTGGATATAAACAACGGGGAAATGACTGAAACAGATGTCAGGAAAGTAGCCGAATTGTTCGGAGTGAAAGATAAAGACGTAATTGACATGGAGCTCAGAGTGGCTTCAAGGGATTTTTCGCTCGACTCGGCTTCTACGGAGGATAATTCCATTACGTATCTCGATGCTCTTTCCGATGACGGATCAAGTCAGGAAGAATTGATCGAATCGATTGAAGACAGAGAGCTTGCCCGTGAAGGGCTCAGGTCCGGATTAAAAAAACTTTCCCCGCGGGAAAAAAGAATAATAGAGAGCAGGTATCTAACGGACCCGCAGAGTAAATTGAGAGAACTCGGCGACGAGCTGGGAATATCCAAGGAAAGAGTGAGACAGATAGAGGTCCGGGCCCTGAAAAAACTGAGGGGCGAAGTGGAGACAACCGTAGACGAAGGTTACTCATCGGACACTGAAACAAGAATATAA
- a CDS encoding succinate dehydrogenase/fumarate reductase iron-sulfur subunit, which produces MSVAKVRVYRGDKNGGEEMEYEVPLEEGMVVLDAIHFIQANYDGDLAVRWNCKAAKCGSCSAEVNGMPALTCKTRMDSLPLDKPVTVYPVKTFPIIKDLVTDVSWNYEVRKKIPPFTPAKDTEWIMYQEDVERSQEFRKCIECFLCQNVCHILRNHDEKNEFFGPRMLIKIAELEMHPLDTEDRKEFLREQAGVGYCNITKCCTEVCPEHIHITDNAIIPLKERVADTYFDPLLWIFSKFKAAD; this is translated from the coding sequence ATGTCAGTTGCCAAAGTGAGAGTGTACCGGGGTGACAAGAACGGCGGAGAGGAAATGGAGTATGAGGTGCCTCTGGAGGAGGGAATGGTGGTTTTGGACGCCATTCATTTCATTCAGGCCAACTACGACGGCGACCTTGCGGTAAGATGGAATTGTAAAGCGGCAAAATGCGGCTCATGCAGCGCCGAAGTGAACGGCATGCCCGCGCTTACGTGCAAGACCCGCATGGACAGCCTGCCGCTCGATAAGCCGGTAACCGTCTATCCGGTAAAAACGTTCCCCATAATCAAGGACCTTGTAACCGACGTTTCCTGGAACTATGAGGTCAGGAAGAAAATACCGCCATTCACGCCCGCAAAAGATACCGAATGGATAATGTATCAGGAGGACGTGGAAAGGAGCCAGGAATTCCGCAAATGCATCGAATGCTTCTTGTGCCAGAACGTGTGCCATATTCTCCGAAATCACGATGAGAAGAATGAATTCTTCGGTCCTCGTATGTTGATAAAAATAGCTGAGCTCGAAATGCATCCGCTTGACACGGAGGACAGAAAAGAATTTCTAAGGGAACAGGCCGGAGTGGGTTACTGCAATATTACCAAATGCTGTACCGAGGTTTGCCCCGAGCATATACATATTACCGATAATGCGATTATTCCGCTTAAGGAAAGGGTGGCGGACACTTATTTCGATCCCCTGCTGTGGATCTTCAGCAAGTTCAAAGCGGCTGACTGA
- a CDS encoding succinate dehydrogenase, with translation MSNGSAQGAMTLRRDTWWVAPLITAVVLGAFGIYSTWRAVANADFLVEPYLSPFYSPYILASWWPFSPALLILWAPLGFRATCYYYRKAYYRSFFLSPPGCAVRPLAKEGSYKGETRFPFILQNLHRYFFYAATVVLFFLWVDAFKAFKFEDGFGVGVGTLVLLANAILLSFYSMGCHSFRHLIGGNLNVFSKCPTRFKLWGKASAFNEHHMMWAWISLFGVALADLYVFLLARGVITDVRLI, from the coding sequence ATGTCAAACGGAAGCGCGCAGGGTGCAATGACTTTGAGGCGGGATACGTGGTGGGTAGCTCCCCTTATTACAGCGGTCGTTCTGGGCGCATTCGGTATTTATTCAACCTGGCGCGCGGTCGCAAATGCCGATTTCCTCGTAGAACCTTATCTTTCTCCTTTTTATTCGCCCTATATACTCGCTTCGTGGTGGCCTTTCTCACCCGCGCTATTGATTCTATGGGCCCCCCTCGGCTTCAGGGCCACCTGCTACTATTACCGCAAAGCATACTACCGGTCGTTTTTCCTTTCACCCCCCGGCTGCGCGGTACGCCCCCTGGCCAAAGAAGGCTCTTACAAGGGGGAAACGAGATTTCCCTTCATACTTCAGAACTTGCACCGTTACTTTTTCTATGCTGCAACTGTAGTTCTCTTTTTTCTCTGGGTGGACGCTTTCAAGGCGTTTAAATTCGAAGACGGCTTCGGGGTGGGGGTAGGCACACTGGTTCTTTTGGCGAACGCCATACTCCTGAGTTTCTATTCAATGGGATGCCATTCCTTCCGCCATCTTATCGGAGGGAATTTAAATGTATTTTCCAAATGCCCCACGCGCTTTAAGCTGTGGGGTAAAGCAAGCGCTTTTAACGAGCACCATATGATGTGGGCATGGATAAGCCTTTTCGGCGTAGCACTCGCCGATCTGTACGTTTTCCTGCTCGCCAGAGGCGTTATAACAGACGTGAGGTTAATATAA
- the dnaK gene encoding molecular chaperone DnaK: MAKSGKIIGIDLGTTNSVVAIVEGGEPKVIINEEGARVTPSVVAFTKEGETLVGGPAKRQAVVNPENTIFSVKRLMGRRFEEVEDEAKSLPYKIVKSKNDDAWVEVMGKDYSPPQISSHVLMKLKKAAENYIGDEIKEAVITVPAYFNDSQRQATKDAGKIAGLEVKRIINEPTAAALSYGFDKKNEGTIAVYDLGGGTFDISILEVGDNVIEVKSTNGDTHLGGDDFDRLVMEYIIDEFKKESGIDLGNDKMALQRLRQESEKAKIELSNTLETEINLPFITADSAGPKHLVMKITRSKFEQLIEDKVKGTLEPCRQALKDAGLKASDINEIILVGGSIRIPMVQKVVTDFFGKEPHKGINPDEVVAMGAAIQGAVLGGEVRDVLLLDVTPLSLGIETLGGVMTKIIERNTTIPTKKSQVFTTAEDNQTSVEIHVLQGERQISTDNRTLARFILDGIPPASRGIPQVEVTFDIDADGILHVSAKDLATQKEQKVRVEASSGLSKEEVEKMVTDAEEKSEEDKKRHELIETRNKLDELVYRTDKSFKEFEGKLSDTERKELEEALEEGRNAIKGDDPESIKAATEKITQASHKLAELMYKQQAESAAGESEAEAQPETDGSEQGASGEETESGSDDKDGDDVIDAEFTEK, translated from the coding sequence ATGGCAAAAAGCGGAAAGATTATAGGTATTGACCTGGGTACGACAAACTCTGTGGTTGCGATAGTCGAAGGCGGTGAGCCGAAAGTAATCATTAACGAGGAGGGCGCCCGGGTAACCCCTTCAGTCGTGGCTTTTACAAAAGAGGGAGAAACTCTCGTAGGCGGCCCCGCTAAAAGGCAGGCGGTCGTAAACCCCGAAAACACCATATTTTCTGTAAAGAGACTAATGGGAAGACGTTTTGAGGAGGTAGAAGACGAGGCTAAATCACTCCCCTATAAAATTGTGAAATCAAAGAATGATGACGCGTGGGTGGAGGTAATGGGCAAGGATTATTCACCCCCCCAGATTTCCTCTCATGTGCTTATGAAACTCAAGAAAGCCGCGGAAAACTATATCGGCGACGAGATCAAAGAGGCGGTGATAACCGTTCCGGCCTATTTTAACGACAGTCAGAGACAGGCTACCAAGGACGCCGGAAAAATTGCGGGCCTGGAAGTAAAAAGGATTATAAACGAGCCCACCGCAGCCGCGCTCTCCTACGGGTTTGATAAAAAGAACGAAGGCACTATAGCGGTATATGACCTGGGGGGCGGCACATTCGATATTTCCATCCTGGAAGTCGGAGACAACGTAATTGAGGTTAAATCCACAAACGGAGATACCCATCTCGGGGGTGACGACTTCGATAGACTGGTGATGGAATACATAATAGATGAATTCAAGAAAGAATCGGGTATCGATCTCGGAAACGACAAGATGGCGCTTCAGAGATTGAGACAGGAGTCGGAGAAGGCGAAAATCGAGCTCTCGAACACCCTTGAAACCGAAATAAACCTGCCGTTCATAACAGCGGACTCCGCAGGCCCGAAACACCTGGTTATGAAGATAACCAGATCGAAATTCGAGCAGCTAATCGAAGACAAGGTAAAGGGCACACTCGAGCCGTGCCGCCAGGCGCTTAAAGACGCCGGTTTAAAAGCAAGTGATATTAATGAGATTATTTTGGTCGGTGGCTCGATCCGAATCCCGATGGTTCAGAAGGTGGTAACAGATTTCTTCGGCAAAGAGCCGCATAAGGGAATAAATCCCGACGAGGTAGTGGCCATGGGAGCCGCGATTCAGGGAGCTGTTCTCGGCGGCGAGGTAAGAGATGTTCTTCTTCTCGATGTCACCCCGCTCTCACTCGGAATCGAGACACTGGGCGGAGTTATGACAAAGATAATCGAGAGAAACACAACTATTCCCACCAAGAAAAGCCAGGTATTCACAACGGCGGAGGATAACCAGACATCAGTAGAGATACATGTTCTCCAGGGTGAGCGGCAGATTTCGACCGACAACAGAACACTTGCGAGATTTATACTTGACGGCATCCCTCCTGCCTCAAGGGGCATACCTCAGGTAGAAGTAACTTTCGACATAGACGCCGACGGCATTCTTCACGTCTCGGCCAAGGACCTTGCCACTCAGAAAGAGCAGAAAGTCAGGGTTGAGGCTTCGAGCGGTCTGAGCAAGGAAGAGGTTGAAAAAATGGTAACCGATGCGGAAGAAAAATCGGAGGAAGACAAAAAGCGGCACGAGCTTATCGAGACCAGAAACAAACTCGACGAGCTTGTCTACAGAACCGACAAGAGCTTTAAGGAATTTGAGGGCAAACTGTCCGATACAGAGAGGAAGGAACTCGAAGAAGCTCTCGAAGAGGGTAGAAACGCCATTAAAGGCGATGACCCCGAGTCGATAAAGGCCGCAACAGAAAAGATAACACAGGCCTCTCACAAGCTTGCGGAGCTTATGTACAAACAGCAGGCCGAAAGCGCAGCCGGAGAGAGCGAGGCCGAGGCGCAGCCGGAAACTGACGGCTCCGAACAAGGAGCCTCCGGTGAAGAAACCGAATCAGGCAGCGATGATAAAGACGGCGACGACGTTATAGACGCCGAATTTACCGAAAAATAA
- the sucC gene encoding ADP-forming succinate--CoA ligase subunit beta, whose protein sequence is MNIHEYQAKELLSQYGVPVPLGKVAFHSEEAHQIAKDLGVERFVVKAQIHAGGRGKGGGVKLASTLDEVVQLASEILGMNLVTHQTGPEGKLVRKVMVEEASGIEKEFYLGMVIDRAQEGIVVMASPEGGVEIEKVAAENPEKIIKEYVDPGVGLLPFQCRKIAYFLGLEGKAVNKAVKFITGLYELFTDKDCSLAEINPLILTKSGDIMALDAKMNFDDNAIFRHPDIEKLHDPDEEDPTELEAKEWGISYVKLDGNIGCLVNGAGLAMSTMDIIKHHGGEPANFLDVGGGATTEQVTQAFKMILSDSNVKAIFVNIFGGIMKCDTIAEGIIAAAKEVGIEVPLVVRLEGTNVELGRKMLSESGLNIITGADMKEAAARVVEASKD, encoded by the coding sequence TTGAATATTCATGAGTATCAGGCAAAGGAGCTTCTATCCCAGTACGGAGTACCGGTTCCGCTTGGAAAAGTCGCGTTTCATTCAGAGGAAGCCCATCAGATAGCAAAGGATCTTGGTGTAGAAAGATTTGTCGTAAAGGCACAGATCCATGCCGGAGGAAGAGGAAAGGGGGGCGGTGTGAAGCTTGCGAGCACGCTTGACGAAGTGGTTCAGCTCGCCTCTGAAATATTGGGTATGAATCTGGTAACCCATCAGACGGGCCCCGAGGGGAAGCTGGTAAGAAAGGTAATGGTTGAAGAGGCCTCCGGCATAGAGAAAGAATTCTACCTGGGAATGGTAATTGACAGGGCGCAAGAGGGGATAGTGGTGATGGCCAGTCCCGAGGGCGGGGTGGAAATAGAAAAGGTCGCCGCGGAAAACCCTGAAAAAATAATCAAGGAATACGTGGACCCCGGAGTGGGGCTTCTACCCTTTCAGTGCAGGAAAATAGCTTATTTCCTGGGTCTCGAAGGAAAGGCGGTAAATAAAGCCGTTAAGTTTATAACGGGCCTGTACGAGCTTTTTACGGATAAGGACTGCTCGCTTGCCGAGATAAATCCTCTTATTTTAACGAAATCGGGTGATATAATGGCGCTTGATGCCAAGATGAATTTTGACGACAACGCGATTTTCAGGCATCCCGATATCGAAAAGCTCCACGACCCCGACGAAGAAGACCCGACGGAGCTCGAGGCCAAGGAATGGGGAATAAGCTACGTAAAGCTCGACGGTAATATAGGGTGTCTCGTGAACGGAGCCGGTCTTGCGATGTCCACTATGGATATAATCAAGCACCACGGCGGAGAGCCAGCCAATTTCCTGGATGTAGGGGGCGGAGCAACCACGGAACAGGTCACACAGGCTTTTAAAATGATCCTGAGCGACTCTAATGTGAAAGCCATATTCGTTAATATTTTCGGCGGTATCATGAAGTGCGACACCATCGCCGAAGGTATCATCGCAGCCGCCAAGGAAGTAGGGATTGAAGTCCCGCTTGTGGTAAGACTCGAGGGGACAAATGTCGAGCTCGGCAGAAAAATGCTGTCGGAATCAGGACTTAATATCATTACAGGCGCCGACATGAAAGAGGCTGCCGCAAGGGTAGTCGAAGCTTCTAAAGACTGA
- the rpmE gene encoding 50S ribosomal protein L31 produces MKPEIHPEYKEVTVSCSCGAEYKTKSTRFEDFTVEVCSNCHPFYTGKERAAEAKGRVERFRRKYSKN; encoded by the coding sequence ATGAAACCGGAAATTCACCCCGAATACAAAGAAGTCACCGTAAGCTGTTCCTGCGGGGCCGAATATAAAACCAAATCAACACGATTTGAAGATTTCACGGTAGAGGTTTGCTCCAACTGTCATCCTTTCTACACAGGAAAAGAAAGGGCAGCGGAAGCTAAAGGCAGGGTGGAGAGATTCAGGAGAAAATACTCCAAGAACTAA
- the fusA gene encoding elongation factor G → MKEYSRESIRNVALVAPHGAGKTSLAEAILYIHGATEKLGKVDDSSSVLDYESEEKHRKMSINAHVAFYETKNNLVNLIDTPGFLNFLYEAENAIKVVDGAVVVVGAVGADTGVQIRKYWEMTGEIPKIIFINKLDRENTSFEDTISSISKEINLKVLPLALPIGQHHDLKGVIHLIEMKAYTYDGSGNVEEGPIPSEMEEAAGAARERIVEAVAELDDDLLVKYLDGETIEEDTIIRMLHEGIFDAKIFPVFPGSATNMVGVKVLGDAITKYLPSPVERKPVEGIGTDGEKVEIKPAENEPFSAYIFKTISDPYAGKISIFRVYSGSFNGDSGIYNSTKGVKEKLGHLHRLVGKKETALGTAACGDIVAVNKLKDAETGDTLTDESNPVVIKAAPLPPAVLSYAIEPKTRNDEDKLNPSLARIQEEDPTFQYRLDEETKEFLLSGTGQSHVEVIVNKLRDIYGVNVELKTPRVPYKETIRGKAKAEGKYIKQTGGRGQYGDAWLEIEPLPRGAGYEFVNNIVGGAIPRNFIPSVEKGVLEVMKKGVAAGYPIVDVKVRLFDGKYHPVDSSDIAFQIAGSMGFRKAMKNARPLLLEPVMKMEITIPDECMGDVIGDVNSRRGKVSGVDSIAGTHLVKALIPMSEVLHYAPELRSITSGRGSFSMDFSHYEEVPDHLASKIIEEASVSKADEEH, encoded by the coding sequence ATGAAGGAGTACAGTAGAGAAAGTATCAGGAATGTTGCTCTCGTCGCTCCCCATGGCGCCGGCAAGACTTCTCTGGCTGAAGCTATCCTTTATATACACGGCGCCACCGAAAAATTGGGCAAGGTTGACGACAGCAGCTCAGTATTGGATTACGAGTCCGAAGAAAAGCACCGTAAGATGTCGATCAATGCCCATGTAGCCTTCTACGAAACCAAAAACAATCTAGTAAATCTCATCGATACACCCGGCTTTTTAAACTTTCTGTACGAAGCGGAAAACGCGATTAAAGTAGTTGATGGCGCGGTTGTCGTCGTAGGCGCGGTCGGGGCCGACACGGGCGTTCAGATAAGAAAATACTGGGAGATGACCGGGGAAATACCCAAGATTATTTTCATTAACAAGCTCGACAGGGAAAATACAAGCTTCGAAGACACAATAAGCAGCATATCAAAGGAAATCAACCTGAAGGTACTGCCTCTGGCCCTTCCCATAGGACAGCATCATGATTTAAAGGGCGTAATTCACCTGATAGAAATGAAGGCGTATACGTACGACGGTTCCGGAAATGTGGAAGAGGGGCCTATTCCCTCCGAGATGGAAGAAGCGGCCGGAGCGGCGAGAGAAAGGATCGTAGAAGCCGTAGCCGAACTTGATGACGACCTTCTTGTGAAGTATCTCGACGGAGAAACGATAGAAGAGGATACTATAATAAGGATGCTTCATGAAGGCATATTCGACGCAAAAATATTTCCTGTCTTCCCGGGATCGGCCACCAATATGGTGGGCGTTAAAGTACTGGGAGACGCTATTACCAAGTACCTCCCTTCACCCGTGGAAAGAAAGCCGGTAGAGGGAATCGGTACTGACGGAGAAAAGGTCGAAATTAAGCCTGCTGAAAACGAGCCCTTTTCCGCATATATATTTAAAACCATTTCCGACCCTTATGCGGGCAAAATAAGTATATTCAGAGTATATTCGGGATCCTTCAACGGAGATTCCGGCATTTATAATTCTACGAAAGGGGTTAAAGAAAAATTAGGGCATCTGCACCGGCTGGTAGGGAAAAAAGAGACCGCCCTGGGCACTGCAGCGTGCGGTGATATTGTCGCTGTCAATAAACTCAAGGACGCGGAAACGGGGGATACGCTTACTGATGAGTCGAATCCGGTCGTAATTAAAGCGGCTCCGCTCCCCCCGGCGGTTCTGTCGTACGCAATCGAGCCTAAAACGCGTAACGACGAAGACAAGCTCAATCCCTCGCTGGCCAGGATCCAGGAAGAAGACCCGACCTTTCAGTATCGCCTCGACGAGGAGACGAAGGAATTCCTGCTTTCCGGAACGGGACAGTCCCACGTGGAGGTAATAGTAAACAAGCTCAGGGATATTTACGGGGTCAATGTTGAGCTTAAAACCCCGAGAGTTCCTTATAAGGAAACTATAAGGGGTAAGGCCAAAGCGGAGGGCAAATACATCAAGCAGACCGGCGGCAGAGGTCAGTACGGAGACGCGTGGCTTGAGATAGAGCCGCTGCCCAGAGGGGCCGGATACGAATTTGTCAACAATATAGTAGGCGGGGCGATACCCAGGAATTTCATACCATCGGTAGAGAAAGGGGTGCTCGAAGTGATGAAGAAAGGGGTCGCAGCGGGGTATCCTATAGTGGATGTAAAGGTCAGGCTTTTCGACGGCAAATACCATCCAGTGGACTCCTCGGACATAGCTTTTCAGATAGCGGGGTCGATGGGATTCAGGAAGGCCATGAAAAATGCCAGGCCTCTTTTGCTAGAGCCGGTGATGAAAATGGAAATAACAATACCGGACGAATGCATGGGTGACGTCATAGGGGACGTCAACTCCAGGAGAGGAAAGGTGTCGGGAGTCGATTCGATAGCCGGAACGCATCTGGTAAAGGCGCTGATTCCCATGTCCGAAGTCCTCCACTACGCCCCCGAGCTCAGATCGATCACAAGCGGCCGGGGTTCCTTCAGCATGGATTTTTCACACTATGAAGAGGTTCCCGACCATCTCGCTTCCAAAATTATAGAGGAAGCCTCGGTCTCGAAGGCGGATGAGGAACATTAA